Proteins from a genomic interval of candidate division Zixibacteria bacterium HGW-Zixibacteria-1:
- the sixA gene encoding phosphohistidine phosphatase SixA, which produces MKLYLIQHGEAKTKEEDSSRPLTDIGIGNVRRIASYAAKHLNVKPHQIIHSGAARAEQTAQIFMEHLKPAGGMKALEYLSPMDDPEIWAERVSDIKDDLMLVGHLPNIKRITSVLLCGNPDNAIVNFQNGGIVCLSREESGNWVICWVLLPDMID; this is translated from the coding sequence ATGAAATTATATCTAATACAACATGGCGAGGCCAAAACAAAGGAAGAAGATTCGTCGCGTCCGCTGACCGACATCGGCATCGGCAACGTCAGACGGATCGCCTCATATGCCGCAAAACATCTTAATGTCAAACCGCATCAAATTATCCACAGCGGAGCGGCCAGAGCCGAGCAAACGGCGCAGATTTTTATGGAGCATCTTAAGCCGGCCGGCGGCATGAAGGCGCTGGAGTACCTGAGCCCGATGGATGATCCCGAAATCTGGGCCGAGCGGGTTTCCGACATAAAAGATGATCTCATGCTGGTGGGTCATCTGCCCAATATCAAAAGAATAACATCGGTGTTGCTTTGCGGCAATCCCGACAATGCCATTGTAAACTTTCAAAATGGCGGGATTGTCTGCCTATCACGAGAAGAAAGCGGTAACTGGGTTATTTGCTGGGTACTGCTTCCGGACATGATCGATTGA
- a CDS encoding transcriptional regulator, whose translation MKVTALEEYGLRCMLLFVGKNNGGPLTIPEISSTEKLSIPYAGKLLMILKQAGLVRAVRGRNGGYVLSKPADQIPLREIFGALGEPFFGNHHCARYAGESDVCAHDEDCRVRHMWSTFDRFIDGILGKVTLADLANGKLDFPESREPLPQQKETA comes from the coding sequence ATGAAAGTAACGGCTTTAGAAGAATATGGATTACGCTGTATGCTGCTGTTTGTGGGAAAAAACAATGGCGGCCCGCTTACCATACCGGAAATCAGTTCAACCGAGAAACTCTCTATCCCTTACGCCGGCAAGCTATTAATGATATTGAAACAGGCCGGGCTTGTCAGGGCGGTTCGGGGCCGCAATGGGGGTTATGTTTTATCCAAACCGGCCGACCAAATCCCGTTGAGAGAAATTTTTGGCGCTTTGGGCGAGCCATTCTTCGGGAACCATCACTGCGCGCGTTACGCCGGCGAAAGTGACGTTTGTGCTCATGACGAAGATTGCCGTGTCAGGCATATGTGGAGCACATTTGACCGCTTTATAGATGGTATTCTGGGAAAGGTCACTTTGGCAGATTTGGCCAATGGAAAATTGGATTTCCCCGAATCCAGGGAACCACTTCCCCAACAAAAAGAGACAGCCTAA